The Methanomicrobia archaeon region AGTGGTGCATGTTCAGTCAGGCTATTTTAATATTCAGATCAACAGTTAGTTAGAACTGTAAGTGGGCAGGATGAGATCGTCAGAGCTATCGGGATTCTATAAACTGCGTGCTGATGAGCGCTTGAAGCTCGTTGCGGATTTTGGAGGCCTCAGTATCGAGGAAGCAGCCATTCTAAGCACCAGTGGCGCTTTGGGCGAGTTAGCGGATCGTATGATCGAGAACGTCGTAGGTACCATGCCGCTGCCCCTGGGTATCGCCACGAATTTCCGCATTAACGGCCGCGATTATCTGGTTCCCATGGCGATCGAGGAGCCCTCGGTGGTGGCCGCGGCGAGCAATGCGGCAAAGACGGCGCGCGCGAGTGGCGGGTTCCAGACGAGCTCGACCGAGCCCATTATGATCGGGCAGGTTCAAATTACTGACGTGCCCGATCCGTTCTCTGCGAAATTCGCGCTTATCGCTGCGAAGGCCGAGATTCTGGAGCGCGCGAATACGCAGGATCCCGTGCTCGTGAAGCTCGGTGGGGGCGCGCGAGATCTCGACGTACGAATCCTCAATACGGCGTCCGGAACGCAGGTGATCCTGCATCTGCTCGTGAACGTGAAGGACGCCATGGGCGCGAACGCGGTGAACACGATGGCAGAGGCGGTCGCACCGTACATCGAGCAGCTCACCGGTGGCCGGGTTTATCTGCGTATCATCTCGAATCTCGCGGCGCACCGTCTGGCCACAGCACGTGCGGTATTTAAGAAGGACGTAATCGGCGGTGCAGATGTTGTTACGGGGATTCTGCGCGCCTACGAATTTGCACTGGCTGATCCTTATCGGTGCGCAACGCATAACAAGGGCATCATGAACGGGATCGATGCGGTCGTGATCGCCACGGGCAATGATTTCCGGGCCGTGGAGGCGGGCGCGCATGCCTACGCGAGCATCTCAGGGCAGTACCAGCCGCTGACACACTGGGAACGGGACCGAGCGGGCGATCTGGTGGGCACGATCGAGCTCCCGGTCGCCGTTGGGCTCGTTGGCGGTGCTACGGCGACGCATCCCACCGCGAAGGTGAACGTGAAGATCCTTGGTGTCCAAACGGCGAACGAGCTGGCCGAGATCATCGCTGCGGTCGGCCTCGCGCAGAATTTTGCCGCGCTCCGCGCTCTGGCGACCGAAGGCATTCAACGCGGACATATGTCATTGCACGCGCGGAATGTCGCCATCGCGGCAGGAGCAAAAGGCGACCAGATAGACCGCGTTGTGGAGATTCTGGTGAGGGAGCAGAATGTGCGGATCGATCGAGCGAAGGACGTGCTGGAGACGCTGAGATGATCTTTTCTGCTAGCTGAACTGCTTCGTAACTCGTGTGATCGCCTCAAGCACATCGGTCGCGAGCAATCCGTACCCTTTCGCCTCAAACGCGATATCGCCTGCAGTACCGTTAACGAACGCCGCAGCGGTCGCCGCTGTGAACGGATCATGAGTGAGAGCGAAGAAGGCCGCGGCCAGCCCCGCGAGAACGTCGCCCGTGCCGCCAACGGTCATGCCCGCGTTACCCGTTCGGTTGAGCCTCACGCGAGCGCCATCTGATACAATATCAGTAGGGCCCTTCATGAGCGTCACCACATTGTTCTGCCGTGAGAACGCCGTTACAAAGTCTATGCGCGCTGCCTGCTCGTCTTCTGGTGGCACCACCAGATCCCGGCCTTCCGCTTGAGTCCCCAGCTTCGCGAACTCACCGGCATGTGGCGTGACGATGATCCGCTTATCAGCCGCGGTATTGGGCAGTTCGAGGCCGTAAAAGCCATCAGCATCGACGACCAGTTTTTTAGTCGTTTCGTCTTCGATGATCCGCTGCACAGCCGTCTGTGTCTCCTCTGCCGCGCCGAGGCCCATCCCGATCGCGACAATGTCATGGTTCTTCACCAAGTGCACTATCGGCAGGACGTCCTCCTCCACCAGCACCGCAGCAGAAAGTGGGTGCACAATCAAATTCGGTGAGAATGAGGCGATAATACCGGAGACGCTACGCGGTGCTGCTACCGTTACCCAATCGGCGCCTGCGCGGAGCGCAGCAAGCGCGGCCAGCGATGGGGCGCCTGAGAACGGCCCGCCACCCACAATGAGCACGCGACCATTATCACCTTTATGGCTGTGGGGGCTTCGTTTCAGTAGCGAACGCACATCGCCGGGACCTGCTAACCGCTCGAAGTTTTCAGGGATGCTGATATCTGCCACCACCAGCTCACCGACGAACGGTGCAGCACGCGTTTCGAGCAACCCGGTCTTCGCCCGGTGGAAGGTCACGGTAAGATCTGCCGTAACCGCACTCCCTGCTTCGCCCGTTGTGGGATCCAGCCCTGAAGGAACGTCAACGGCAACGACAAAGGCTCGCGGCCGTGCGTTATTGATCAGCTCAATTGCTGTCGCTTCCGGCTCCCGAATCGCACCCGTGATACCGGTTCCGAAGATCCCGTCGACGAGCACTGCCGAGTCAAGCACGTCTGCAGCAGCGGCCTTTAACTGTGCCGAATCGGTGATTTCCACGGTCTTTACGCCGCTTTCTTGCAGTAGTATATGCCAGTTATGCCGCGCCTCCGCGGTCCGTAGATCCTGCGCACGACCGAGCAGGAGCACGGTCACTGCAAACCCGTGGAGCTGCCGCGCGGCCACGAAAGCGTCACCGCCATTGTTACCCTTGCCGGCGAGCATGGTCACCTTCACGGTTTCTCCAACGCTGTTTCTACCGTTCGGGAATCGTTTCCGGATCTCAGCGGCAAGCTGGGCGCCGGCGTTCTCCATCAATTGTAACGGGATAAGTCCAAAGTAACCGCAATTTTCGTCAAGGGCAGCCATCTCTTCGGCTGTTATCGCTTCTGCGTCGTTCATCGCAAGTACCTTTCCGCAATCGCGCACGGTAACGTTAGGTTAGGTAAAGAAAGAGAAGTAAGTATCTTTCTTTCTATTTATTGCCTTCTTTCTCGCTCACCCTATTAGCTCATCAAGTTCCGCAACGCGGCAACATCCGCTTCTACCTCTTTCGGTAGCTCGCAGATCTCGATCACGCGTTCGGGATCTTTCAGGAGGTGCCCGGTCGTGATGCAGACGATCCGCTCATCCGACTGGATTGCGCCCTGCTCGACCAGCTTTTTCAGCCCGGCAAGTGATGCTGCACTCGCGGGCTCGACGCCGATGCCCTCCATTCGTGCGAGATCGAGTTGCGCTTGCGTTATCTCATCGTCGGTTACCGATTCTGCTATCCCGCGGGTACTCCGAATTGCATGCAGTGCTTTTGCCGCGTTTACCGGATTGCCGATCCGGATTGCGGAAGCGATGGTCTCTGGCCTGGGTTCTGGCGTGATCTCAGGTGCGCCTGTTTTAAAGGCGTTGACAATCGGTTTCGCGCCAACCGCCTGGATGCCCGTCATCCGGGGGAGGGCCTCCGTGATCCCCAGCGTCTTCAGTTCCTGGAAACCCTTAAAGATCGCGCTGATATTGCCTGCGTTACCCACCGGCAGAATGAGCCGATCGGGCGCTTGCCAGCCGAGCTTCTCCGCGACCTCAAAGGCGATCGTCTTCTGTCCCTCCAGGCGATACGGGTTCACGGAATTGAGGAGATAGAGCGATTCCTCTTCGCAGAGCACGC contains the following coding sequences:
- a CDS encoding hydroxymethylglutaryl-CoA reductase, degradative, whose product is MRSSELSGFYKLRADERLKLVADFGGLSIEEAAILSTSGALGELADRMIENVVGTMPLPLGIATNFRINGRDYLVPMAIEEPSVVAAASNAAKTARASGGFQTSSTEPIMIGQVQITDVPDPFSAKFALIAAKAEILERANTQDPVLVKLGGGARDLDVRILNTASGTQVILHLLVNVKDAMGANAVNTMAEAVAPYIEQLTGGRVYLRIISNLAAHRLATARAVFKKDVIGGADVVTGILRAYEFALADPYRCATHNKGIMNGIDAVVIATGNDFRAVEAGAHAYASISGQYQPLTHWERDRAGDLVGTIELPVAVGLVGGATATHPTAKVNVKILGVQTANELAEIIAAVGLAQNFAALRALATEGIQRGHMSLHARNVAIAAGAKGDQIDRVVEILVREQNVRIDRAKDVLETLR
- a CDS encoding NAD(P)H-hydrate dehydratase — translated: MNDAEAITAEEMAALDENCGYFGLIPLQLMENAGAQLAAEIRKRFPNGRNSVGETVKVTMLAGKGNNGGDAFVAARQLHGFAVTVLLLGRAQDLRTAEARHNWHILLQESGVKTVEITDSAQLKAAAADVLDSAVLVDGIFGTGITGAIREPEATAIELINNARPRAFVVAVDVPSGLDPTTGEAGSAVTADLTVTFHRAKTGLLETRAAPFVGELVVADISIPENFERLAGPGDVRSLLKRSPHSHKGDNGRVLIVGGGPFSGAPSLAALAALRAGADWVTVAAPRSVSGIIASFSPNLIVHPLSAAVLVEEDVLPIVHLVKNHDIVAIGMGLGAAEETQTAVQRIIEDETTKKLVVDADGFYGLELPNTAADKRIIVTPHAGEFAKLGTQAEGRDLVVPPEDEQAARIDFVTAFSRQNNVVTLMKGPTDIVSDGARVRLNRTGNAGMTVGGTGDVLAGLAAAFFALTHDPFTAATAAAFVNGTAGDIAFEAKGYGLLATDVLEAITRVTKQFS
- a CDS encoding threonine synthase is translated as MRDYDVECIRCGARYAKDEIVYTCRACEGLLDITYDYARVDTDRIVKAPGEGVWKYRELLPFGAETVPVSIHEGNTPLYRCNRLGETLGLRDLWVKHEGLNPSGSFKDRGMTVGVTKAVELGVRGVACASTGNTSASLAIFAAKAGFPCFVLLPRGKVALGKVAQAVMHGAQVFSLLGNFDDALRVVRVLCEEESLYLLNSVNPYRLEGQKTIAFEVAEKLGWQAPDRLILPVGNAGNISAIFKGFQELKTLGITEALPRMTGIQAVGAKPIVNAFKTGAPEITPEPRPETIASAIRIGNPVNAAKALHAIRSTRGIAESVTDDEITQAQLDLARMEGIGVEPASAASLAGLKKLVEQGAIQSDERIVCITTGHLLKDPERVIEICELPKEVEADVAALRNLMS